A part of Rhopalosiphum maidis isolate BTI-1 chromosome 3, ASM367621v3, whole genome shotgun sequence genomic DNA contains:
- the LOC113555843 gene encoding plastin-3, with protein MSKVSNYVKALNGGANVTAADDELKEQFSKIDKNGDGTIDLSELQEALDLCGFKLPAWKVRKMIEDYDGKRTETKGKLVFSEFKKLCSDLKAGEVASSFKQVVSKKENLETLGGMSDASSEGTTHSVRLEEQLAFSDWINSNLSNDPDLKHLLPIECEGKNLYEKVIDGILLCKVINHSCPDTIDERAINKETTKSNLTVYKKLENLTLALVSSQSIGCNIVNIDAHDLAKGKPHLVLGLLWQIIRIGLFNQITLENCPGLATLLQDGEKIEELIKLSPEAILLRWVNYHLNRAGVSRQCHNFQNDITDSEIYTYLMKQIAPLDSDVDMSALMEPDLNKRADIMLQQAAKLGCRSFVTPVDVVNGVYKLNLAFVANLFNNHPGLDKPEGEIAGLESIEETREEKTYRNWMNSMGVAPHVNWLYSDLADGLIIFQLYDIIKPGIVNWSKVHRKFSKLRKFMEKLENCNYAVELGRQLKFSLVGIAGQDLNDGNATLTLALIWQLMRAYTLSVLTQLAKTGSPMIEKEIVTWVNNKLQNANKSSTLKGFQDHALSDGRIVIDLIDAIKPGTINYDIVKEGGDAEDNLANAKYAISMARKTGARVYALPEDITEVKPKMVMTLFACLMAIDYVPYMDVTGKSDS; from the exons ATGTCTAAGGTCTCCAACTACGTCAAGGCGCTCAACGGCGGTGCGAACGTCACCGCCGCCGACGATGAGCTTAAGGAACAATTTTCCAAG attgataAAAATGGAGATGGAACAATTGATCTTTCAGAATTACAAGAAGCTTTAGATTTATGTGGTTTTAAGCTACCTGCATGGAAAGTTCGAAAAATGATTGAAGATTATGATGGCAAAAGAACGGAAACAAAAGGAAAACTTGTgttttcagaatttaaaaag ttATGTTCAGACTTAAAAGCAGGAGAAGTTGCTAGCTCATTTAAACAAGTTGTTtctaaaaaagaaaacttaGAAACATTAGGTGGAATGTCTGATGCATCAAGTGAAGGAACAACACATTCTGTACGATTAGAAGAACAGCTTGCATTTTCTGATTGGATCAATAGTAATTTGAGTAATGATCCTGACTTAAAGCATTTGCTTCCGATAGAATGTGAAGGGAAAAATTTGTATGAAAAAGTCATAGATGGAATATTACTCTG caaagtTATCAATCATTCTTGTCCTGATACAATTGACGAAAGAGCAATTAATAAAGAAACAACCAAAAGCAACCTTActgtttacaaaaaattagaaaatttaacattagcaCTAGTTTCCAGTCAATCTATTGGCTgtaatattgtcaatattgaTGCTCATGATCTTGCTAAAGGAAAACCACATTTAGTCCTTGGTTTACTTTGGCAAATTATTagg ataggATTGTTTAATCAAATTACTCTTGAAAACTGTCCTGGGTTAGCTACATTGTTACAAGATGGAGAAAAAATTGAAGAGCTTATTAAACTATCACCAGAAGCTATACTTCTTCGATGGGTTAATTACCACTTGAATCGTGCTGGAGTTtcaag ACAATGCCATAACTTCCAAAATGATATAACTGATTCAGAAATATACACATACCTTATGAAGCAAATTGCACCACTTGATTCTGATGTTGATATGTCTGCACTTATG GAACCGGATTTGAACAAAAGAGCAGATATAATGTTACAGCAAGCAGCTAAGTTAGGGTGTCGTAGTTTTGTAACACCTGTTGATGTCGTGAATggtgtatacaaattaaatcttGCATTTGTTGCTAATTTGTTTAACAATCATCCAGGATTGGATAAACCTGAAGGAGAAATAGCAGGATTAGAATCGATTGAAGAAACAAGAGAAGAAAAaa cttaCAGAAATTGGATGAATTCTATGGGCGTTGCACCTCATGTTAATTGGCTTTATTCAGATTTAGCAGATGGTCTCAtcatttttcaattgtatgatattattaaaccagGAATTGTAAATTGGTCTAAAGTACacag aaaattttcTAAGCTACGAAAATTCATGGAAAAGTTGGAAAATTGCAATTATGCTGTTGAGTTGGGTCGTCAGCTAAAGTTTTCATTAGTTGGCATTGCAGGACAAGATTTAAATGATGGAAATGCAACTCTTACATTAG cttTAATTTGGCAACTAATGAGAGCATATACTTTATCTGTCTTAACTCAACTTGCCAAAACTGGAAGTCCCATGATTGAAAAAGAAATTGTTACCTGGGTTAACAATAAGTTACAAAATGCCAATAAATCTTCAACTCTGAAAGGATTTCAAGATCATGCATTATCTGATGGCCgaattgttattgatttaattgatGCAATAAAACCAGGcactattaattatgatatagttAAAGAAGGTGGCGATGCTGAg gataATTTAGCAAATGCTAAGTATGCAATATCAATGGCAAGAAAGACAGGTGCTAGAGTGTATGCTTTACCAGAAGATATCACGGAAGTAAAACCTAAAATGGTAATGACACTCTTTGCATGTCTTATGGCTATTGATTATGTTCCTTACATGGACGTTACTGGAAAATCAGACTCGTAa